One genomic window of Hymenobacter sp. J193 includes the following:
- a CDS encoding N-acetylmuramoyl-L-alanine amidase: MAPVAGPVYKYRLRTVVLDAGHGGKDRGCAGVSAREADVSLKLVLELGRLIEENMPDVKVVYTRKTNVFVELADRAGIANKHNADLFISIHCNAGPSSAHGTEVWTMGPHKTDANLGVAKRENAVILQEENYKERYNGFDPHSPQSHILFSLFQSAYMVNSIRLAQKVDEQFRTTVGRPSRGVKQAGFLVLWKTAMPSVLIEAGFLTNRADERYLNDKLGQTYMASGIYRAFKEYKRELEGDSAAD; this comes from the coding sequence TTGGCTCCCGTTGCCGGGCCGGTATACAAGTACCGCCTGCGCACGGTGGTGCTCGATGCCGGCCACGGCGGCAAGGACCGGGGCTGCGCCGGCGTCAGCGCCCGGGAGGCCGATGTGTCGCTTAAGCTCGTGCTGGAGCTGGGTCGCCTGATCGAGGAGAATATGCCCGACGTGAAAGTGGTGTACACGCGCAAAACCAATGTATTTGTAGAGCTGGCCGACCGGGCGGGCATTGCCAACAAGCACAACGCCGACCTCTTTATTAGTATTCACTGCAATGCCGGACCGAGCAGCGCGCACGGTACGGAGGTATGGACCATGGGCCCGCACAAGACTGATGCCAACTTAGGCGTAGCCAAGCGCGAAAACGCCGTAATTCTGCAGGAAGAAAACTACAAAGAGCGTTACAACGGTTTTGACCCACATTCGCCCCAGAGCCATATTTTATTTTCCCTGTTTCAGAGCGCCTATATGGTCAACAGCATCCGGCTGGCGCAGAAGGTGGATGAGCAGTTCCGGACCACCGTGGGCCGGCCCAGCCGCGGCGTGAAGCAGGCGGGCTTTCTGGTGCTCTGGAAAACGGCCATGCCCTCGGTTCTCATTGAGGCCGGCTTCCTGACCAACCGCGCGGATGAGCGGTATCTCAACGATAAGTTGGGACAGACGTATATGGCCTCGGGTATTTATCGTGCCTTCAAGGAGTACAAGCGAGAGCTCGAAGGCGACTCCGCCGCCGACTAG
- a CDS encoding MlaD family protein, whose amino-acid sequence MSKEIKVALLAIVALVGLFVGFRFLKGSNVLSSNRTYYTKYDSVDGLTPGNPVLLNGIQVGQVKEMQLLPEEGNQVRVTIELGKSIVVGDSTVAVLGGSILGSKTITLKLGRNTKQFDGGETIISYHPASITDAFQARALPVLGTVDSTLIKVNSFLNKDARLSLQATLLNAQGTTEALKNLLLMNQRNINQITSNMAKLTADLSGTQRKLDQIAGNFSELSDSLKRAPVGPALRKMNATLTEAQAAMTTLNHSLTDQKGSLGKLINSDSLYNNLNATAASSNALLQDLKANPKNYVHFSVFGGGKKTKTETTTKPSGEVEKKTKVVTPAPATEALVTPSGQ is encoded by the coding sequence GTGTCGAAAGAAATTAAAGTAGCCCTGCTAGCCATTGTGGCCTTGGTGGGGCTGTTCGTTGGGTTTCGGTTTTTGAAAGGCAGCAATGTGCTGTCCTCCAACCGCACCTACTATACCAAGTATGACAGCGTGGATGGCCTCACGCCCGGCAACCCGGTGCTGCTCAACGGCATCCAGGTGGGCCAGGTAAAGGAGATGCAGCTGCTGCCGGAAGAAGGCAACCAGGTGCGCGTAACGATAGAGCTGGGCAAGAGCATTGTGGTGGGCGACTCCACCGTGGCTGTGCTGGGCGGCAGCATCCTGGGCTCTAAAACCATTACCCTGAAGCTAGGTCGCAACACCAAGCAGTTTGATGGGGGCGAAACCATCATCTCGTACCACCCCGCCAGCATCACCGATGCCTTCCAGGCCCGTGCCCTGCCCGTGCTGGGTACGGTCGATTCGACCCTGATCAAGGTGAATTCCTTTCTGAACAAGGATGCCCGCCTGAGCTTGCAGGCCACGCTGCTGAACGCTCAGGGCACTACCGAAGCCCTCAAAAACCTGCTGCTGATGAACCAGCGCAACATCAACCAGATTACCTCCAACATGGCCAAGCTGACGGCCGACCTCTCGGGGACGCAGCGCAAGCTGGACCAGATTGCCGGCAACTTCAGTGAGCTGAGTGACTCGCTTAAGCGCGCCCCGGTAGGCCCCGCCCTGCGCAAGATGAACGCTACGCTCACGGAAGCCCAGGCTGCCATGACCACGCTCAACCACTCGCTCACCGACCAGAAAGGCTCGTTGGGCAAGCTCATCAACAGCGACTCACTCTACAACAACCTTAACGCCACGGCTGCCAGCTCCAACGCTTTGCTGCAGGACCTCAAGGCCAACCCCAAAAATTACGTACACTTCTCGGTGTTCGGGGGCGGCAAGAAAACCAAGACCGAAACGACTACCAAGCCCAGCGGCGAAGTAGAAAAGAAAACCAAAGTAGTAACGCCGGCTCCTGCCACCGAGGCCCTGGTAACGCCCAGCGGCCAGTAG
- a CDS encoding acyl-CoA carboxylase subunit beta codes for MNLEFNKNEDQLKQLTFQLQQRLKKVQLGGGEKRIAAHKAKGKLTARERIEYLIDKNSETVEIGAFAGEGMYQEEGGCPSGGVVVVIGWVQERQCVIVANDATVKAGAWFPITAKKNLRAQEISIENKLPIIYLVDSAGVYLPMQDEIFPDKEHFGRIFRNNAVMSSMGIVQLAAIMGPCVAGGAYLPIMSDEAMIVDGTGSVFLAGSYLVKSAIGESIDNETLGGATTHSEISGVTDYKFKTDEECLDHIRNIFDKLGAQSTAGFSRKTAQAPAQNEKEIYGLLPSDRAKPYDMMDIINRLVDNSEFEPYKDLYGQTLLCGLARIDGWAVGIVANQRKIVKTKKGAMQMGGVIYSDSADKAARFIMNCNQKRIPLVFLHDVSGFMVGSQSEHGGIIKDGAKMVNAMANSVVPKFSVIIGNSYGAGNYAMCGKAYDPRLIVAWPTAQLAVMSGAAAANTLLQIQVASLKAKGEEITPEAEKELLDRIKARYEEQLSPYYAAARLWVDAIIDPLETRKVISQGINMANHAPIEKAYNVGVIQV; via the coding sequence ATGAACCTCGAATTCAACAAAAACGAAGACCAGCTCAAACAACTCACCTTCCAGCTGCAGCAGCGCCTGAAAAAGGTGCAGCTCGGCGGTGGCGAAAAGCGCATTGCCGCCCACAAGGCTAAGGGTAAGCTCACGGCCCGCGAAAGAATAGAGTACCTGATTGATAAAAACTCCGAAACCGTCGAAATCGGCGCGTTTGCGGGCGAGGGAATGTACCAGGAGGAGGGAGGCTGCCCCAGCGGCGGCGTAGTGGTAGTCATTGGCTGGGTGCAGGAGCGGCAGTGCGTGATTGTGGCCAACGACGCCACGGTGAAGGCCGGGGCCTGGTTTCCGATTACGGCCAAGAAAAACCTGCGCGCCCAGGAAATCAGCATCGAAAACAAGCTGCCGATTATCTACCTCGTCGACTCGGCGGGCGTGTACCTGCCGATGCAGGACGAAATCTTCCCCGACAAGGAGCACTTCGGCCGCATCTTCCGCAACAACGCGGTGATGAGCAGCATGGGCATTGTGCAGCTGGCGGCCATTATGGGCCCGTGTGTGGCTGGCGGCGCTTATCTGCCCATCATGAGCGACGAGGCCATGATTGTGGACGGAACGGGCTCGGTATTCCTGGCCGGCTCTTATCTGGTGAAGTCGGCTATCGGTGAGTCTATCGACAACGAGACGCTGGGCGGGGCTACCACGCACTCCGAAATTTCGGGCGTGACGGACTACAAGTTCAAAACCGACGAGGAGTGCCTCGACCACATCCGCAACATCTTCGACAAGCTCGGGGCGCAGTCCACGGCCGGCTTCTCGCGCAAAACGGCCCAGGCTCCGGCCCAGAACGAGAAGGAAATCTACGGCCTGCTGCCCTCCGACCGCGCCAAGCCCTACGACATGATGGACATCATCAACCGGTTGGTGGATAACTCGGAGTTCGAGCCCTACAAGGACCTGTATGGCCAGACGCTTCTTTGCGGGCTGGCGCGCATTGATGGCTGGGCGGTGGGCATCGTGGCCAACCAGCGCAAAATCGTGAAAACCAAGAAGGGCGCCATGCAGATGGGCGGGGTTATCTACTCCGACTCGGCCGACAAGGCCGCGCGCTTTATTATGAACTGCAACCAGAAGCGCATACCGCTGGTGTTCCTGCACGACGTGTCGGGCTTCATGGTCGGCTCACAGTCCGAGCACGGCGGCATCATCAAGGACGGGGCGAAGATGGTAAACGCTATGGCCAACTCCGTGGTGCCGAAGTTCTCGGTCATCATTGGCAACTCCTACGGGGCCGGCAACTACGCCATGTGCGGCAAGGCCTACGACCCGCGCCTGATTGTGGCCTGGCCCACCGCCCAACTGGCCGTGATGAGCGGGGCCGCCGCCGCCAACACGCTCCTGCAGATTCAGGTGGCTTCGCTTAAAGCCAAAGGCGAGGAAATCACGCCCGAGGCCGAAAAGGAGCTGCTGGACCGCATCAAAGCCCGCTACGAAGAGCAACTATCGCCCTATTACGCCGCCGCCCGCCTCTGGGTCGACGCCATCATCGACCCGCTGGAAACCCGCAAAGTCATTTCCCAGGGCATCAACATGGCCAACCACGCGCCGATTGAAAAAGCATACAACGTGGGGGTGATTCAGGTATGA
- a CDS encoding UPF0175 family protein: MKTLTLTVPDSLDLSAQEAAMLLAAHLYEQGKLTLGQAAEVAGYSKRTFMELLGQYGVSVINHPATDLENDLLNAARYHC; the protein is encoded by the coding sequence ATGAAAACGCTGACCCTCACTGTTCCCGACTCGCTGGACCTTAGCGCCCAGGAAGCCGCCATGCTCCTGGCCGCTCACCTCTACGAGCAAGGCAAACTTACGCTGGGTCAGGCGGCGGAGGTAGCCGGCTATAGCAAGCGCACCTTCATGGAGCTGCTGGGCCAGTACGGCGTATCGGTTATCAACCACCCGGCTACTGACCTGGAAAACGACCTGCTGAATGCCGCCCGTTATCATTGCTGA
- a CDS encoding DUF3368 domain-containing protein produces MPPVIIADTSCLILLEKIGELALLPQVFGPITVTGTVAKEYGLPLPEWAQVKHPQDLKQLQVLALTLDPGEASAIALALEQPDSLLIIDEQRGRRVAQQLQLTVTGTFGVLLQAKRSGYLAAIKPVLARIRQTNFRISAELETQVLRLAGEL; encoded by the coding sequence ATGCCGCCCGTTATCATTGCTGACACCAGTTGTCTGATTTTGCTGGAAAAAATCGGTGAGCTGGCCTTGCTGCCTCAAGTATTCGGGCCGATTACCGTGACTGGCACCGTAGCCAAAGAATACGGCCTACCGCTACCGGAATGGGCGCAGGTAAAGCATCCACAAGACCTAAAGCAGCTACAAGTATTGGCGCTTACCCTTGACCCGGGCGAGGCCAGTGCCATTGCCCTGGCGCTGGAGCAGCCGGACAGTTTGCTGATTATTGATGAACAGCGGGGGCGCCGCGTGGCCCAACAGTTACAGCTAACCGTTACGGGCACGTTTGGGGTGCTCCTGCAAGCCAAACGCAGCGGCTACCTCGCTGCCATCAAGCCGGTGCTGGCCCGCATCCGGCAAACCAATTTTCGTATTTCCGCTGAGCTGGAAACGCAGGTGCTTCGGCTTGCCGGCGAGCTATAA
- a CDS encoding DUF5694 domain-containing protein — protein sequence MKKRLLVLLLAFGSAAATLAQTAPTEVMIAGSDHLNQIYSKDYPTTDVLTAKGQQDIGRFTAALARYKPDMLVVESLPEEQAEVDSLFALYRQDKLNLMTLPGGRSEVFQVAFRLGKQLGLNKIYCTNAPGGTSQGILRTGQNIELYQQAQQELSKVAGGLKTQLQQGALSLYDYEVAINQPELYNQVYRLRYVTPARVVNGRFTKPDAQVDTAFINPKYIGAELISVFKNRDYKIYSNIVVQALQTKPRRVLALFGAAHIGSLQSIFASDPAFRVVESKKYLKK from the coding sequence ATGAAAAAACGCTTACTCGTCCTGCTGCTGGCTTTCGGCAGTGCCGCTGCTACCCTCGCCCAGACGGCGCCCACCGAGGTGATGATTGCGGGCTCCGACCACCTCAACCAAATCTACAGCAAGGATTATCCTACCACCGATGTGCTGACGGCTAAAGGCCAGCAGGATATCGGACGCTTCACGGCAGCCCTGGCCCGGTACAAGCCCGATATGCTGGTCGTTGAAAGTCTGCCCGAGGAGCAGGCCGAAGTGGACAGCCTCTTTGCCCTGTACCGGCAGGACAAGCTGAACCTGATGACGCTGCCCGGCGGCCGTAGTGAGGTATTTCAGGTGGCATTCCGGCTGGGCAAACAGCTGGGGCTGAATAAAATTTACTGTACGAATGCGCCCGGCGGCACCTCGCAGGGGATTTTGCGCACCGGCCAGAACATTGAGCTGTACCAGCAGGCCCAGCAGGAGCTAAGCAAAGTGGCTGGCGGCCTGAAAACGCAGCTGCAGCAGGGCGCCCTCTCGCTCTACGATTACGAGGTGGCTATCAACCAGCCGGAGCTGTACAACCAGGTGTACCGGCTGCGCTACGTGACGCCGGCCCGCGTGGTAAACGGCCGCTTCACCAAACCCGATGCTCAGGTGGATACCGCTTTTATCAACCCGAAATACATTGGAGCGGAGCTGATTTCGGTGTTCAAGAACCGCGACTATAAAATTTACTCCAACATCGTGGTGCAGGCGCTACAAACCAAGCCCCGGCGCGTGCTGGCGCTGTTTGGGGCGGCCCATATCGGCTCCCTGCAAAGCATCTTCGCCAGCGACCCGGCGTTTCGGGTGGTGGAGTCGAAGAAGTACCTGAAAAAGTAG
- a CDS encoding DUF5694 domain-containing protein, whose product MQHLIRVGILALLSLSAQGQDLKNAVKSVVADKPKEPIEIVLLGSTHFGGESLYQKFPKADLLSEKRQQEVAEVNKRLARFRPDMVMVEDTPEEQASLDSLYTLYKAGKVKPADLPYSRSEKNQFGFAVARQLGHERVWGIDCYESVSSRMLTSGTNLNYFVSSLDKFSAVGRLADTQFKDGTLGVQGYLEFLNHPAILDVTYRTLFINPARVQQGRFTNPPAQYVDTAYVSPRYIGAEFISVFTERELKIYSNIVATQLAHPGKRLLVVIGQRHAAALTKIFASDPAYKVVPVSTYLKGNVPL is encoded by the coding sequence ATGCAGCACCTGATACGGGTAGGTATTCTGGCTTTATTGAGCCTAAGCGCGCAGGGACAGGACCTGAAAAATGCAGTGAAATCCGTTGTGGCGGACAAGCCCAAAGAGCCCATTGAGATAGTGCTGCTGGGCAGCACGCACTTTGGAGGGGAAAGCCTCTATCAAAAGTTTCCGAAGGCCGATTTGCTGAGTGAGAAGCGGCAGCAGGAAGTGGCGGAGGTAAACAAGCGTCTGGCCCGGTTCCGGCCCGATATGGTGATGGTAGAAGATACCCCGGAGGAACAAGCCAGCCTCGATAGCCTGTACACGCTCTACAAAGCGGGCAAGGTGAAGCCGGCCGACCTGCCCTATAGCCGCTCCGAAAAAAACCAGTTTGGCTTTGCGGTGGCCCGGCAGCTCGGCCATGAGCGTGTCTGGGGAATAGACTGCTACGAAAGCGTTTCGAGCCGGATGCTGACTTCCGGCACCAATCTCAACTACTTTGTATCCAGCCTGGACAAGTTTTCGGCGGTTGGCCGCCTGGCCGATACGCAGTTCAAGGACGGCACGCTGGGGGTGCAGGGCTATCTGGAGTTTCTGAACCACCCCGCCATCCTGGATGTAACGTACCGCACCCTGTTTATCAACCCGGCCCGGGTGCAGCAGGGACGGTTCACGAATCCGCCGGCCCAATACGTGGATACGGCCTACGTCTCGCCCCGCTACATCGGCGCTGAGTTCATTTCTGTCTTTACGGAGCGGGAATTGAAAATATACTCCAATATTGTAGCCACTCAGCTGGCGCACCCCGGCAAGCGCCTGCTAGTAGTGATAGGCCAGCGGCATGCGGCCGCCCTCACCAAGATCTTCGCCAGCGACCCCGCCTACAAAGTGGTGCCCGTAAGTACGTATCTGAAAGGAAACGTGCCTCTGTAG
- a CDS encoding GNAT family N-acetyltransferase, translated as MLTLLKTTSADADFQELVALLDQDLAVRDGADHGFYAQFNKIDMIGHAVVAYWNNQPVGCGAIKKYDEEAVEVKRMFVRPEFRGKGVAPAILQELEAWAKELDYTACVLETGKKQPEAIRLYEKSQYAHTPNYGQYVGVENSVCMRKELREK; from the coding sequence ATGCTCACTTTACTGAAAACCACCTCGGCCGATGCCGACTTCCAGGAGCTGGTGGCCCTGCTCGACCAGGACCTGGCCGTGCGTGACGGCGCCGACCATGGCTTTTATGCCCAGTTCAACAAGATTGATATGATCGGGCACGCGGTGGTGGCCTACTGGAACAACCAGCCGGTGGGCTGCGGCGCCATCAAGAAGTATGATGAGGAGGCCGTGGAAGTGAAGCGTATGTTTGTGCGGCCCGAGTTTCGGGGCAAGGGCGTGGCGCCGGCCATTCTGCAGGAGCTGGAAGCCTGGGCCAAAGAGCTGGACTACACAGCCTGCGTGCTTGAAACCGGTAAAAAGCAGCCCGAGGCAATCCGCCTCTACGAGAAAAGCCAATATGCCCACACACCCAACTACGGGCAGTACGTCGGCGTGGAGAACAGCGTGTGCATGCGCAAGGAACTGCGGGAGAAGTAA
- a CDS encoding transglutaminase-like domain-containing protein, whose translation MTNKEIKALISLLDDPEIAPQIQEKIQTLGESIIPFLEESWEETLNSDQQQRLENLIHHLQFDGLQQRLRVWRDSGGENLLEGMWLLNSYQYPDADLQALTRSIEQLRFEVWTLTRPAMHPADQVQTLNHVLFKTHKFAANTQNFHSPANSMLQRVLETRRGNPLTLCVIYLLVAQRLGWPVYGVNLPNLFVLMFRPTNPNLEPFYINCYNRGLILSRTDIEHYIAQLNLSPNPMYLEPCSHLDIVRRALRNLSVSFEKIQEPAKAAEVNQLLAILLEAPEATTDATEDETEE comes from the coding sequence TTGACGAACAAAGAAATCAAAGCCCTTATTTCCCTGCTCGACGACCCGGAAATTGCTCCCCAGATCCAGGAAAAGATTCAGACGCTGGGGGAAAGCATTATTCCGTTTCTGGAAGAGTCGTGGGAGGAAACCCTGAACTCCGACCAGCAGCAGCGCCTCGAAAACCTGATTCATCACCTGCAGTTCGACGGGCTGCAGCAGCGCCTGCGCGTGTGGCGCGACTCGGGCGGCGAAAACCTGCTGGAAGGTATGTGGCTGCTGAACTCCTACCAGTACCCCGATGCCGATCTGCAGGCCCTCACGCGCTCCATCGAGCAGCTGCGCTTTGAGGTGTGGACGCTCACGCGCCCGGCCATGCACCCCGCCGACCAGGTGCAGACGCTCAACCACGTGCTATTCAAGACGCACAAGTTTGCGGCCAACACCCAGAACTTTCATTCGCCGGCCAATTCTATGCTGCAGCGCGTGCTGGAAACGCGGCGCGGCAACCCGCTCACCTTGTGCGTGATTTACCTGCTGGTAGCCCAGCGCCTAGGCTGGCCGGTGTACGGCGTAAACCTGCCCAACCTGTTCGTGCTCATGTTCCGGCCCACCAACCCAAATTTGGAGCCGTTCTACATCAACTGCTACAACCGCGGCCTCATCCTCTCGCGCACAGATATCGAGCACTACATTGCGCAGCTCAACCTCTCGCCCAATCCCATGTATCTGGAGCCCTGTTCGCACCTGGATATCGTGCGGCGGGCCCTGCGCAACCTGTCCGTGAGCTTCGAGAAAATTCAGGAGCCCGCTAAAGCCGCCGAGGTAAACCAGCTGCTCGCCATCCTGCTCGAAGCCCCGGAAGCCACCACCGACGCTACCGAGGACGAAACGGAAGAATAG
- a CDS encoding redoxin domain-containing protein, translating to MKLRRISILVATALLLGSVAVGVARAQGPATVTDFTLKNAANSDVKLSSYAGSKAVVVVFISQSCPFSRLYQDRLSALASTYGGKGVQFLFIDTPINLEASADAEADKLKIKADGTNSLTYLRDDAAQVSTLLGASKTPEAVVLQPAGNGFAVRYRGAIDDNPQMDAYVKQRYVQQVLDNLLAGKPAGMAAQRAAGCLIKKK from the coding sequence ATGAAGCTTCGCCGAATTTCCATTCTTGTAGCCACGGCTCTGTTGCTGGGTTCCGTGGCCGTGGGCGTAGCCCGGGCGCAGGGTCCGGCCACCGTCACCGACTTCACCCTGAAAAACGCCGCCAACTCCGACGTGAAGCTGAGCTCCTATGCCGGCAGCAAAGCGGTAGTAGTGGTATTCATCAGCCAAAGCTGCCCGTTTTCGCGCCTCTACCAGGACCGACTCAGCGCGCTGGCCAGCACCTACGGCGGCAAGGGCGTGCAATTTCTGTTCATCGATACCCCTATCAACCTGGAAGCCAGCGCCGATGCTGAGGCCGACAAGCTGAAGATCAAAGCCGACGGCACCAACAGCCTGACGTATCTGCGCGACGATGCGGCCCAGGTAAGCACGCTGCTCGGAGCCAGCAAAACGCCCGAGGCCGTGGTGCTGCAGCCCGCCGGCAACGGCTTTGCCGTGCGCTACCGCGGGGCCATCGACGACAACCCCCAGATGGATGCCTACGTGAAGCAGCGTTACGTGCAGCAGGTTCTCGACAACCTCCTGGCCGGTAAGCCCGCCGGTATGGCGGCCCAGCGCGCTGCCGGCTGCCTTATCAAGAAAAAGTAG
- a CDS encoding 4'-phosphopantetheinyl transferase superfamily protein, with translation MPLSSVTPLAPHALLGLWNLTEPAPELASLLPYFEWYAARQPAGRDETRTRQWLAGRVLAHTLQQQLTPHPAGPLSNDPNGRPFFAQQPALAVSLSHSGEWVAAVLSQGGRVGTDVELVRPKARQLAPRFLSSTELEDAGDEALKYSLYWSAKETLYKLHSRRALVFKEQILLDPFRLREAGAMTGHLLLDNSRSQHQVQYRCLTSSYVLTYCLDGPTFPLA, from the coding sequence ATGCCGCTTTCTTCCGTCACGCCGCTTGCTCCCCATGCCCTGCTGGGCCTATGGAACCTGACGGAACCGGCGCCGGAGCTGGCGTCTCTCCTGCCTTACTTCGAGTGGTACGCCGCCCGCCAGCCCGCCGGCCGCGACGAAACCCGCACCCGCCAGTGGCTGGCCGGCCGGGTGCTGGCCCACACGCTCCAGCAGCAGCTCACACCCCACCCGGCCGGCCCTCTCAGCAACGACCCGAACGGCCGGCCGTTCTTCGCCCAGCAGCCGGCGTTGGCCGTGTCGTTGTCGCACTCCGGCGAGTGGGTGGCGGCGGTGCTGAGCCAGGGCGGACGCGTTGGCACAGATGTTGAACTAGTGCGGCCCAAAGCCCGGCAGCTCGCGCCCCGGTTTCTTTCCAGCACGGAGTTGGAGGACGCCGGCGACGAAGCCCTGAAATACAGCTTATACTGGAGTGCCAAAGAAACCTTGTATAAGCTGCACAGTCGCCGGGCCCTGGTGTTTAAAGAGCAGATTCTGCTCGACCCGTTTCGGCTGCGGGAGGCGGGTGCCATGACGGGGCACCTGCTCCTGGACAACTCCCGCAGCCAACACCAGGTACAGTACCGCTGCCTTACTTCTTCCTACGTACTCACTTACTGCCTCGATGGCCCTACTTTTCCGCTCGCCTAA
- a CDS encoding WD40 repeat domain-containing protein — protein MTTLFRPQVQKLATLSGHRDCVYALSGATDEAAIYSAGTDGFVVSWSLDDPTQDGELVARVENSVYALRYVPARRWLLIGHNFQGVQAIDLDARQLVHATALPPAAIFEILYDETRQRVYVALGNGQLAVLHTADLRLLQLVSLSDKSLRCLSLHAGRGELAVGSSDTRVYILDADSLAVKHTIAAGTNSIFTAAYSPDGRYLLTAGRDAHLRRWDVAVDYAEDLSVVAHLFAINHLTFSPDGQLLATCSMDKSIKLWDADSLRLLRVVDRARHAGHGTSVNRLFWSARQNRLVSCSDDRSLVVWQISREDSGTGS, from the coding sequence ATGACTACGCTCTTCCGTCCGCAGGTGCAGAAACTGGCTACGCTCAGCGGCCACCGCGACTGTGTGTATGCCCTGAGCGGAGCCACCGACGAAGCCGCCATCTACTCGGCCGGCACCGACGGCTTCGTGGTGAGCTGGAGCCTGGACGACCCTACGCAGGATGGTGAGCTGGTGGCCCGCGTCGAAAACTCGGTGTATGCCCTGCGCTACGTGCCGGCCCGCCGCTGGCTGCTCATTGGCCACAACTTCCAGGGCGTGCAGGCTATTGATTTAGATGCGCGTCAGCTGGTACACGCCACCGCTTTGCCGCCGGCCGCCATCTTTGAAATCCTGTATGATGAAACCCGGCAGCGCGTGTACGTGGCCCTCGGCAACGGCCAGCTGGCCGTGTTGCACACGGCAGATCTGCGGCTTCTGCAGCTGGTTTCGCTCTCCGATAAAAGCCTGCGCTGCCTGAGCTTGCACGCCGGGCGCGGCGAGCTGGCCGTGGGCAGTTCCGATACCCGCGTATACATCCTCGATGCTGACTCGCTGGCCGTGAAGCATACCATAGCTGCCGGAACCAACTCCATCTTCACCGCCGCCTACTCGCCCGATGGCCGCTACCTGCTCACGGCCGGCCGCGACGCCCACCTGCGCCGCTGGGACGTGGCGGTCGATTATGCAGAGGACCTCAGCGTGGTGGCGCACCTCTTCGCCATCAACCACCTCACCTTCAGCCCCGACGGGCAGCTGCTGGCTACCTGTAGCATGGATAAGTCCATCAAGCTCTGGGACGCCGATTCGCTGCGGCTGCTGCGCGTGGTAGACCGCGCCCGGCACGCGGGCCACGGCACCTCGGTAAACCGGCTGTTTTGGTCGGCCCGCCAAAATCGGCTAGTTTCGTGTAGCGACGACCGTAGTCTGGTCGTTTGGCAAATCAGTAGGGAGGACTCAGGAACTGGAAGCTAG
- a CDS encoding DivIVA domain-containing protein: MKITALDIRQKTFEKAFRGLDKDEVQAFLNSLSQQWERMGDENRELRLKLDHATQEVQKMREVESSLYRTLKTAEDTGNSITEQAQRDAELRIREAQLKAEQLLADARQKARTVVDDAYKQAEKTITEMQKEVNLLGQEHQRLEGVLEGLVRDLQHLATDALDKVEKSRNRPKSSMAAILSRAASVKVNKPEPSPEAPAPMLVHTASTSSAAAVGSAARPAGLVAGSASSERAPIGSQPGAYNPKPGQQPDPGAPAQAPGPEIERPGAPAENPGISPAPHIDPPAPSQVPDPAPPRVEPVAPDIRPIGPNHPEINQPIPTTHPGQPGMAAASEKSFFDEI, from the coding sequence ATGAAAATCACCGCCCTCGATATCCGGCAGAAAACCTTTGAAAAAGCCTTTCGGGGACTTGACAAGGACGAAGTACAGGCCTTTCTGAACTCACTTTCGCAGCAGTGGGAGCGGATGGGCGACGAAAACCGAGAGCTGCGCCTGAAGCTGGACCATGCCACCCAGGAAGTGCAGAAGATGCGCGAAGTGGAATCGTCGCTCTACCGCACGCTCAAAACGGCCGAGGATACGGGTAACAGCATTACGGAGCAGGCCCAGCGCGACGCCGAGCTGCGCATCCGCGAAGCCCAGCTGAAAGCCGAGCAGCTCCTGGCCGATGCCCGCCAGAAAGCCCGCACGGTAGTAGACGATGCCTATAAGCAGGCCGAGAAAACCATTACTGAAATGCAGAAGGAGGTGAACCTGCTGGGCCAGGAGCACCAGCGCCTCGAAGGCGTACTCGAAGGCCTCGTGCGCGACCTGCAGCACCTGGCTACCGATGCTCTGGATAAAGTGGAGAAAAGTCGTAACCGGCCGAAATCCTCCATGGCGGCTATCCTTTCGCGGGCGGCCAGCGTAAAGGTGAACAAACCTGAACCTTCACCTGAAGCCCCCGCACCCATGCTTGTTCATACTGCTTCCACTTCGTCGGCTGCGGCCGTTGGTAGCGCTGCCCGTCCGGCAGGGCTGGTAGCCGGCAGCGCCTCCTCGGAACGCGCCCCCATTGGCTCTCAGCCCGGCGCCTACAACCCGAAACCCGGCCAGCAGCCCGACCCCGGCGCCCCGGCCCAGGCCCCCGGCCCCGAGATTGAGCGGCCCGGTGCCCCAGCCGAAAACCCCGGCATCTCGCCGGCTCCCCACATCGACCCGCCCGCACCTTCGCAGGTGCCCGACCCCGCTCCGCCCCGTGTCGAGCCGGTTGCACCCGACATCCGCCCCATCGGGCCGAATCACCCGGAAATCAACCAGCCCATACCCACCACGCACCCCGGCCAGCCAGGCATGGCTGCTGCCAGTGAAAAGTCATTCTTCGACGAAATCTAA